One Vibrio taketomensis DNA window includes the following coding sequences:
- a CDS encoding C40 family peptidase, with protein MACSASKSTVSFQQQMQTREALLNVYHRWQGVPYRLGGTSLNGVDCSAFVQVAANKAMQIQLPRTTELQVEVGVEMDYDDMAIGDLVFFKTSLFTRHVGVYIGDKQFLHASTSKGVIISRLDNPYWADKFWQVRRVTTHLSY; from the coding sequence ATGGCATGTAGTGCATCTAAATCTACTGTTTCGTTCCAACAACAGATGCAAACGCGAGAGGCGTTGTTAAACGTGTATCATAGATGGCAAGGCGTACCCTATCGCTTAGGTGGAACGTCTCTCAATGGCGTCGATTGTTCCGCATTCGTGCAAGTTGCGGCAAATAAAGCAATGCAGATTCAATTACCTAGAACCACGGAATTACAAGTCGAGGTCGGTGTTGAGATGGATTATGATGATATGGCGATTGGTGATTTGGTGTTCTTTAAGACTTCGTTGTTTACCCGACATGTGGGGGTTTACATCGGGGATAAACAGTTTTTACATGCGTCAACCTCAAAAGGGGTTATTATCTCTCGATTAGATAACCCTTACTGGGCGGATAAATTTTGGCAAGTAAGGCGAGTTACTACTCACCTTAGCTATTAA
- a CDS encoding DUF3802 family protein, with translation MVVETEGYLALIEYLASNLDVFSKEDGDTGSESVEDVVTDMVASNIMAIFEQNPELHSSVRFKLLKEADSVVADLAEVLAGAWKRAATNEQIVFLDEYIVLVKNLFDNAVAKYD, from the coding sequence ATGGTAGTTGAGACAGAAGGATACTTGGCATTAATTGAGTATCTTGCATCCAATCTCGATGTATTTTCAAAAGAAGATGGTGATACAGGGTCTGAGAGTGTCGAAGATGTGGTAACGGATATGGTGGCTTCAAATATCATGGCGATATTTGAACAAAATCCAGAACTGCATTCGAGTGTTCGTTTTAAACTGTTGAAGGAAGCAGACTCGGTAGTAGCAGATTTGGCGGAAGTGCTTGCAGGCGCTTGGAAGCGGGCTGCAACAAACGAACAGATTGTATTTCTTGATGAATATATCGTCTTGGTGAAGAACCTATTTGATAACGCGGTTGCTAAGTACGACTAA
- a CDS encoding CPXCG motif-containing cysteine-rich protein, whose protein sequence is MRNFTDKMVTCPHCGHSIGITLDASNGNQDFYDDCPACCNAIHFNMVVNEQMDLIELTIDADDEQIF, encoded by the coding sequence ATGCGCAATTTCACAGATAAAATGGTCACCTGCCCGCATTGCGGTCACTCTATCGGCATTACCCTCGATGCATCAAACGGCAATCAAGATTTTTACGACGATTGTCCCGCGTGTTGCAATGCCATCCACTTTAATATGGTGGTCAACGAACAAATGGACCTGATCGAATTAACGATCGATGCAGATGATGAACAGATTTTCTAG
- a CDS encoding riboflavin synthase subunit alpha: MFTGIVAGMAEVVAIEKKENFQTHTISLEGKLNENLAIGASVAHNGCCLTVTKIDGNKISFDLMQETLRLTNLGQLNVGDKVNVERAAKFGDEIGGHSMSGHISLMATVTDVITSQNNRTVWFELPQDAMKYVLAKGYIGLDGCSLTIGEVVENRFNVHLIPETLERTLFGTREVGAAINVEFDPQTQAIVDTVERVLAAKQLA, translated from the coding sequence ATGTTTACAGGTATCGTTGCTGGTATGGCTGAAGTCGTCGCGATTGAGAAGAAAGAAAACTTTCAAACGCATACGATAAGCCTTGAAGGTAAGTTAAATGAAAATCTAGCGATTGGTGCTTCGGTAGCACATAACGGTTGTTGTCTGACAGTAACCAAAATTGATGGGAACAAGATTAGCTTCGACTTAATGCAGGAAACCTTAAGGCTCACTAACTTAGGTCAACTCAATGTTGGTGACAAAGTTAACGTAGAACGAGCGGCAAAGTTTGGTGATGAAATTGGCGGACATAGCATGTCTGGTCACATCTCTTTGATGGCAACCGTCACCGATGTCATTACTTCTCAAAATAACCGAACTGTTTGGTTCGAGCTTCCTCAAGACGCGATGAAATATGTGCTAGCCAAGGGGTACATTGGCTTAGATGGATGCTCTTTGACGATCGGTGAAGTGGTCGAGAATCGATTCAACGTACATTTAATCCCAGAAACATTAGAAAGGACGTTGTTCGGAACTCGCGAAGTTGGAGCGGCGATCAATGTCGAGTTTGACCCTCAAACTCAAGCGATTGTCGACACGGTCGAAAGGGTTCTAGCGGCAAAGCAACTCGCTTAG
- a CDS encoding MATE family efflux transporter, with product MHRYKQEANTLIKLATPVLIASVAQTGMGFVDTVMAGGVSATDMAAVSIASSIWLPSILFGVGLLMALVPIVSQLNGSSKFQNIPFEIQQGIYMALLVSIPIIGVLFQTQYILQMMDVETSMANKTIGYMNAVMFAVPAYLLFQALRCFTDGLSLTKPAMVIGFIGLLFNIPLNWIFVYGKFGAPALGGVGCGVATAIVYWLMMLLLLLYVLTAKRVAYIQLFATFYRPDVKALVRLFKLGFPIAAALFFEVTLFAVVALLIAPLGPMIVAAHQVAINFSSLVFMLPMSIGVATSIRVGYRLGENDVDKARVASHVGLLVALGMALFTASFTIVMREHIALLYTSNPEVIAVALKLLLLAAIYQCTDALQVVAAAALRGYKDMAAIFKRTFLAYWVIGLPSGYILGMTDWIVAPMGVDGFWYGIITGLTSAAIMLCARLHWMHKQPEAFQLSALER from the coding sequence GTGCATCGTTATAAACAAGAAGCGAATACCTTAATTAAATTAGCTACCCCTGTTCTCATCGCATCCGTTGCACAAACCGGAATGGGGTTTGTTGATACGGTAATGGCGGGTGGCGTCAGTGCCACCGATATGGCAGCAGTATCGATTGCATCCAGTATCTGGTTACCTTCCATTTTATTTGGTGTTGGTCTATTGATGGCCTTGGTGCCTATTGTTTCTCAACTCAATGGCTCTTCTAAGTTCCAAAATATTCCATTTGAAATTCAACAAGGCATCTACATGGCTTTGTTGGTCTCAATTCCAATCATTGGTGTTTTATTTCAGACTCAATATATTCTGCAAATGATGGATGTTGAGACCTCAATGGCAAACAAAACCATTGGCTACATGAACGCCGTGATGTTTGCCGTGCCTGCTTACTTGTTATTTCAGGCATTACGCTGTTTTACCGATGGTTTATCACTGACAAAACCGGCGATGGTAATTGGCTTTATTGGGCTACTTTTCAATATTCCTCTGAACTGGATATTCGTTTACGGTAAATTCGGTGCGCCGGCTTTGGGCGGCGTTGGTTGTGGCGTTGCAACGGCGATAGTGTATTGGTTGATGATGCTGTTGTTGCTACTTTATGTGCTGACAGCAAAACGTGTTGCCTACATTCAGCTGTTTGCCACATTTTATCGTCCCGACGTAAAAGCATTGGTTCGCCTATTCAAACTTGGCTTCCCGATTGCGGCTGCACTCTTTTTCGAGGTGACCCTGTTCGCGGTGGTCGCGCTATTGATTGCTCCGCTTGGCCCAATGATTGTGGCAGCACACCAAGTGGCGATTAACTTCTCATCATTGGTCTTCATGCTACCGATGAGTATTGGTGTCGCGACGAGTATTCGCGTCGGATATCGCTTGGGTGAAAATGATGTAGATAAAGCACGCGTCGCCTCACATGTTGGCTTACTGGTTGCGCTTGGTATGGCGCTATTCACGGCAAGCTTTACCATCGTGATGCGTGAACACATTGCATTGTTGTACACATCTAACCCTGAAGTTATCGCGGTAGCACTTAAGTTATTATTACTGGCCGCAATCTACCAATGCACCGACGCACTTCAGGTTGTGGCAGCGGCAGCATTACGTGGTTACAAAGATATGGCAGCGATATTTAAACGTACCTTTCTTGCTTATTGGGTGATTGGCCTTCCGAGTGGTTACATCCTCGGCATGACCGATTGGATCGTCGCACCAATGGGAGTTGACGGTTTTTGGTACGGCATCATCACTGGTTTAACTTCTGCCGCGATTATGCTTTGCGCTCGCCTACATTGGATGCACAAACAACCTGAAGCATTCCAACTAAGCGCTCTCGAGCGATAA
- a CDS encoding DUF3080 family protein: MAGCDFKQHPVDNMFSDYLDRIANVQQQKALALPDNTVVELPAIRQLTMEIEPITLGLLDSYELRKCGLFNAIAEKNSVLGKVQDQFRDFEFQLTLLHGLQNCVNAPEISEELKQTLDGIYHQKITQLPAYSANLIFTSQAMRKQLGANQWINPQLVTLDREILHAYQHLQSAVNQHSGENQAVPIHKYQEILEKNNTVGRLWYSFVNASQKLNIINQQLALYNETIVCQPGRDSTKFKYLHNVFNHSFVGNIQAYLARLDAHYFALLPYLSMLENVHPNYQYPIVSAHREFRQATLRHVDYWQQLFKRCGVTFSR; the protein is encoded by the coding sequence ATGGCTGGATGCGATTTTAAACAGCACCCAGTAGACAACATGTTTTCGGATTACTTAGATAGAATTGCGAACGTGCAGCAACAAAAAGCGCTAGCTTTGCCTGACAATACGGTTGTTGAATTACCTGCCATTCGGCAATTAACGATGGAAATTGAGCCTATCACTCTTGGTTTATTAGACAGTTATGAACTACGAAAATGTGGACTATTCAATGCGATTGCGGAAAAAAACTCCGTTTTAGGCAAAGTCCAAGATCAATTCCGCGATTTTGAGTTTCAGCTGACACTACTACATGGTTTGCAAAATTGTGTTAACGCGCCTGAAATTTCCGAAGAACTAAAACAAACTCTCGACGGGATTTACCATCAGAAGATTACGCAGTTGCCGGCATACAGCGCCAATCTCATTTTTACTAGCCAAGCAATGCGTAAACAACTCGGAGCAAACCAATGGATAAATCCTCAGCTTGTGACTCTCGATAGAGAGATCCTCCACGCATACCAACATTTGCAAAGTGCGGTCAATCAACACTCTGGTGAAAATCAAGCAGTACCCATCCATAAATATCAAGAAATACTGGAAAAGAACAACACCGTGGGTCGTCTTTGGTACTCATTTGTCAACGCGAGCCAGAAACTCAACATAATAAACCAGCAACTCGCTCTTTATAACGAGACGATTGTTTGCCAGCCTGGGCGTGATTCAACTAAGTTCAAATACCTACATAACGTATTTAACCATAGCTTTGTTGGTAACATTCAAGCTTACCTAGCAAGGCTCGACGCTCACTACTTTGCCTTATTGCCCTACCTTTCTATGCTGGAAAACGTGCATCCCAATTATCAGTACCCAATTGTCAGCGCTCATAGAGAGTTCAGACAAGCAACCCTACGCCACGTCGATTACTGGCAGCAACTATTCAAACGTTGCGGCGTCACGTTTTCTAGATAA
- a CDS encoding glycosyltransferase family 1 protein, whose protein sequence is MLIVDELEDVMRDIIVLNNLSDSFAVNSKEMLNNMPNSGRIVWVDLEFESAKSQKHHTTNAVSESSRSNAHITITIKNIPEISCHETKHSSLSYILASLNPLLTRHDIKHPIIWAADTSFADLTEHIKGSSLVYYCHEEHSSNFIANNHFKFELEKTMLKRANLIFGSSSLICSRFPRSKTLILPPAVDTNLFCARHPVAEDMPTNGRPTAGFCGVIDNTVDLQLLYYTALNLPNWNFVYIGRMSVGHHALFDLENVFYLGTKTTKQLPRYIQHWEVSLLPFKSQQSHPTAFNSTLLKYLAAGSPVVSTFSEPSGNYRDYVNVVETAHEMSYALKLSAYENKIPSDIIWSDSWQTRGRYISNLLRSL, encoded by the coding sequence ATGCTCATTGTGGATGAGTTGGAGGATGTGATGCGAGATATCATTGTACTCAACAATTTAAGTGACTCTTTTGCGGTCAATTCTAAAGAAATGCTCAACAACATGCCAAACAGCGGCAGAATCGTGTGGGTTGACCTCGAATTCGAGAGTGCAAAAAGTCAAAAACATCACACAACAAACGCTGTATCTGAGAGTTCAAGATCCAACGCCCATATCACGATAACGATTAAAAATATTCCTGAGATAAGTTGCCATGAGACTAAACACTCTTCTCTATCCTACATTCTCGCCTCTTTGAACCCGCTTCTAACCCGACATGATATTAAACACCCCATCATTTGGGCTGCCGATACGAGTTTTGCTGACTTAACTGAACACATCAAAGGTTCATCCCTGGTTTACTATTGCCATGAAGAACATTCGAGCAACTTCATCGCGAATAACCATTTTAAATTTGAGCTTGAAAAAACGATGCTCAAACGGGCAAATCTGATTTTTGGCTCCAGTTCGCTTATTTGTTCACGTTTTCCTCGTAGCAAAACTTTAATACTGCCACCCGCAGTCGATACCAACTTATTCTGTGCTCGCCACCCCGTCGCAGAAGACATGCCCACTAACGGCAGGCCAACGGCTGGTTTTTGTGGCGTAATAGACAATACCGTCGACCTTCAATTGCTTTACTACACGGCACTTAATTTACCTAATTGGAACTTTGTTTATATTGGCCGTATGTCGGTTGGCCATCATGCGCTGTTCGACTTAGAGAATGTGTTCTATTTGGGGACGAAAACGACCAAACAACTGCCGCGTTATATCCAGCATTGGGAAGTCAGCTTGTTACCTTTCAAATCACAGCAAAGTCATCCGACAGCGTTTAACAGTACCCTGCTAAAATATTTGGCTGCTGGCTCACCCGTTGTTTCAACGTTTTCAGAGCCGAGCGGCAACTACAGAGACTATGTCAATGTCGTAGAAACCGCGCACGAGATGTCTTACGCATTAAAATTGTCGGCGTACGAGAATAAAATTCCATCGGATATCATTTGGAGTGACAGCTGGCAAACTCGCGGGCGCTACATCAGCAACCTTCTGCGAAGCTTATAG
- a CDS encoding tetratricopeptide repeat protein: MISSKWLELYQYLTSQISTLPAIETIEPKLNERFMFLSAQFSTADEKPDENKTDWLEHESFTLVISEQLENFVLDRGQVQFLFETLMAAQMCQLAMVVTNQFKSQLTEYDFKTKCGLVYQQLADYEMAKSMLEEAIAINNHNPMLYCHLGFNHLFTGESDIAVEHFKQAIEIDPKFVGGYQNLAGLYYQESNFELAAEYAEHAFSCDKSLVSTYITAVSSYLALGNKEKAEQWINAAFDNHVSSIELVRLAGISAHQNGRLDEALDALNHYIAVHPSSYDVISIRARVKAELGLYGELEEDIKQLLIFEPHDEWCLEQLFLCYFHAEQWTDAQLVMVDLNRLAGHYKITYREQLNTINKKLSLDVVEIK; the protein is encoded by the coding sequence ATGATCAGCAGTAAGTGGCTAGAGCTTTACCAATACCTAACTAGCCAAATCTCTACCCTTCCGGCAATTGAAACCATTGAGCCAAAGCTTAATGAGCGTTTCATGTTTCTCTCTGCTCAATTTTCCACGGCAGATGAAAAACCAGACGAAAACAAAACTGATTGGCTTGAACATGAAAGTTTCACTCTCGTTATCAGCGAGCAGCTCGAAAACTTCGTTCTCGACAGAGGGCAAGTGCAATTCCTGTTCGAAACCCTTATGGCAGCACAAATGTGCCAACTTGCCATGGTGGTAACCAACCAATTTAAGTCGCAGCTGACTGAATATGATTTTAAGACCAAATGTGGCTTGGTCTATCAACAGCTTGCTGACTATGAAATGGCAAAGTCGATGCTTGAAGAAGCCATTGCCATTAATAACCATAATCCAATGCTTTATTGCCACCTTGGCTTTAACCACCTCTTCACTGGCGAAAGTGATATCGCGGTTGAACACTTTAAACAAGCGATAGAGATTGACCCTAAGTTTGTCGGCGGTTACCAAAACCTTGCCGGCCTCTACTATCAAGAAAGTAATTTTGAACTGGCAGCCGAATACGCAGAACACGCCTTTTCCTGCGATAAATCGTTAGTCTCCACCTACATTACGGCTGTCAGTTCATACCTCGCATTGGGCAACAAAGAAAAAGCCGAACAGTGGATCAACGCTGCATTTGACAACCATGTGTCATCGATTGAACTGGTGCGTTTGGCGGGTATTTCTGCCCATCAAAACGGTCGTTTAGATGAAGCGCTTGATGCGTTAAACCACTATATCGCCGTTCACCCATCAAGTTATGACGTAATTAGCATTCGTGCCCGCGTTAAAGCAGAGCTTGGGCTCTATGGTGAGCTTGAAGAAGACATCAAACAGCTACTGATTTTTGAGCCACATGACGAATGGTGTCTCGAACAGCTGTTCCTGTGCTATTTCCATGCAGAGCAATGGACTGATGCACAGCTTGTGATGGTCGACCTTAACCGTTTAGCCGGTCACTACAAAATTACCTACCGCGAACAGCTCAACACAATCAACAAGAAACTGAGCCTCGATGTAGTCGAAATTAAATAA
- a CDS encoding 4Fe-4S dicluster domain-containing protein — MKDQVESGVADTSRRDFLKLGGVAAATATIGAAAGAGFVLGRDPDANVGWGRTESGHDMYFNREPFRVDVAPTMEVAGELIRPEWSDFLFHRTRVLGAEMKKGWIPTKDWRDIPNERVREYYSRYPERWDDMYQSFEEKAEHSQNFERHRSRFAIGWAYSAAYMRGVYSDFPPKPQGHPDEVDFQWVKRTKQEFKSPKHASELIKKMAFKFGMSIVGITKLDPNFVFKNTMRGMPDWDESIPKHWKNVIIFGTPMNWDPMYAAIGYSTSYDGYFRAKNAAGLMAAFLGELGYAARPQWPGSDYEIVVPPLAIQAGMGEAARNGILLTPELGPNIRLAAVITELDLEADKPIDTKVKHFCEECKICADSCPSGSISKADKPDDIVRGYRKFAFNQDSCWTMWRQGPTETAMGCRVCIAVCPYTRKNNWIHALVKETDPRDPTGMTRKTLLAMQHNFFYYPEAEAYHGDWNGGRFAGYHQPPEWMRSENYLAVEKTWEYDGNWEGF; from the coding sequence GTGAAAGATCAAGTTGAATCAGGCGTAGCCGATACGTCTCGGCGCGATTTTCTCAAGTTAGGTGGCGTTGCCGCAGCAACCGCGACCATTGGTGCCGCGGCAGGTGCTGGCTTTGTATTAGGTCGCGATCCTGACGCTAACGTCGGTTGGGGCCGAACCGAGTCAGGTCACGATATGTACTTCAACCGCGAACCATTTCGCGTTGATGTGGCACCGACGATGGAAGTGGCTGGCGAGCTTATTCGCCCAGAATGGAGCGATTTCTTGTTCCACCGCACTCGCGTACTTGGCGCTGAAATGAAAAAAGGTTGGATTCCAACCAAAGACTGGCGTGATATTCCTAACGAACGTGTACGTGAATACTACTCACGTTACCCTGAGCGTTGGGACGACATGTACCAATCGTTTGAAGAGAAAGCGGAACACTCACAAAACTTTGAGCGTCACCGTTCACGCTTCGCGATTGGCTGGGCATACTCAGCGGCTTACATGCGCGGTGTGTACAGTGACTTCCCGCCAAAACCACAAGGTCACCCAGACGAAGTGGACTTCCAGTGGGTTAAACGCACTAAGCAAGAGTTTAAATCGCCAAAACACGCTTCTGAGCTAATCAAGAAGATGGCGTTTAAATTCGGCATGAGCATCGTGGGTATCACTAAGCTCGATCCGAACTTCGTGTTTAAAAACACCATGCGCGGCATGCCAGATTGGGACGAAAGCATTCCTAAACACTGGAAGAACGTGATCATCTTCGGTACACCAATGAACTGGGATCCAATGTACGCCGCAATCGGCTACTCAACCTCATACGATGGCTACTTCCGTGCCAAAAACGCGGCGGGTTTGATGGCAGCCTTCCTTGGTGAGCTTGGCTATGCAGCTCGTCCACAATGGCCAGGTTCAGACTATGAAATCGTTGTGCCACCACTGGCTATCCAAGCGGGTATGGGTGAAGCGGCGCGCAACGGTATTTTGCTTACGCCTGAGCTGGGTCCAAACATTCGTTTGGCCGCGGTGATCACTGAGCTTGATCTGGAAGCGGATAAACCGATCGACACTAAGGTTAAGCACTTCTGTGAAGAGTGTAAGATCTGTGCTGACTCTTGCCCAAGTGGCTCTATCAGTAAAGCAGATAAGCCGGATGATATCGTGCGTGGTTACCGCAAGTTTGCCTTTAACCAAGACAGCTGCTGGACCATGTGGCGTCAAGGTCCAACTGAAACGGCAATGGGTTGTCGCGTTTGTATTGCGGTGTGTCCTTACACGCGTAAAAACAACTGGATCCATGCACTGGTGAAAGAAACCGACCCGCGCGATCCAACTGGCATGACGCGTAAAACACTGCTCGCGATGCAGCACAACTTCTTCTACTACCCAGAAGCAGAAGCCTACCACGGTGACTGGAATGGCGGTCGCTTTGCTGGCTACCACCAACCGCCAGAATGGATGCGCAGCGAGAACTACCTCGCGGTAGAAAAAACTTGGGAATACGACGGTAACTGGGAGGGATTCTAA
- a CDS encoding 4Fe-4S binding protein, protein MAERKQKTNRNKNLEKIASIASILLLILAWYLGGLRTNNSQAQFFQHISTAGSELVEVSPNLYQLVGADGDKAQAKWVSFGSGVGYGGELTVGAVFTPSGEVETISLLSSKETSSYFDKVVEEKLPENLLGQRVKTSLHVDAVTGATLTSEAYITALDQAADPVREALYGYRLSKQASALSYFKWLDAAALVFFALAVWVNRTRSEHKVKFNIAILGGSTLLFGFHSASLYSASIMGGAIYGSWISGVANYTPFILLALSIGYIFYYNRNIYCESLCPFGAVQKCLAKVGNAKSSPIRNELFVWFPRVLLLVTLCLGAYFRSPAAFVYEPFGIAFGMIGGMYLFVLTVIIILTSLVVRRPWCQSLCPVNAMTDFLVFNKNWLKQSRAKKSKARRPMKQDKE, encoded by the coding sequence ATGGCTGAACGAAAACAAAAAACAAATCGAAATAAAAACCTAGAGAAGATCGCCAGCATCGCATCTATTTTGCTGCTGATTTTGGCTTGGTATTTGGGCGGTCTGCGCACCAACAACTCACAAGCGCAATTCTTCCAACACATTTCCACTGCGGGCAGTGAACTGGTTGAAGTCTCTCCTAACTTGTACCAGCTTGTTGGCGCTGATGGCGACAAAGCACAAGCTAAATGGGTCAGTTTTGGCTCAGGCGTGGGTTACGGCGGCGAACTGACCGTTGGCGCTGTGTTTACTCCATCAGGTGAAGTGGAAACGATCTCGCTGCTTTCATCCAAAGAGACCTCGTCATACTTTGATAAAGTAGTAGAAGAAAAACTGCCGGAGAACCTGTTAGGTCAGCGCGTGAAAACCTCACTGCATGTCGATGCGGTAACGGGCGCAACGCTCACCTCTGAGGCATATATTACCGCCTTAGATCAAGCTGCCGATCCAGTGCGCGAGGCGCTGTATGGCTATCGCCTATCAAAGCAAGCGTCTGCATTGAGTTACTTCAAGTGGTTAGATGCAGCAGCGTTGGTGTTCTTTGCTTTAGCGGTTTGGGTGAACCGTACCCGCTCTGAGCACAAAGTGAAGTTCAATATCGCTATTCTTGGTGGTTCAACCCTCTTATTTGGCTTCCACTCTGCTTCGCTTTACTCGGCTTCGATCATGGGCGGCGCGATTTATGGCTCATGGATTTCTGGTGTGGCTAACTACACGCCGTTTATCTTGCTGGCTCTGAGTATCGGCTACATTTTTTACTACAACCGCAATATCTACTGCGAAAGCTTATGTCCATTCGGTGCAGTACAAAAATGTTTAGCCAAAGTGGGTAACGCAAAGTCCTCGCCTATCCGTAACGAGCTATTTGTCTGGTTCCCGCGCGTCTTGCTGTTAGTCACGCTTTGCCTTGGCGCATACTTCCGCAGCCCAGCCGCGTTCGTCTATGAACCGTTTGGCATTGCCTTTGGCATGATTGGTGGCATGTACCTGTTTGTGCTGACAGTGATAATCATCTTAACGTCGCTAGTTGTACGTCGCCCTTGGTGCCAGAGCCTTTGTCCAGTCAATGCCATGACAGACTTCTTGGTGTTTAACAAAAACTGGCTCAAGCAGTCTCGTGCGAAAAAGAGCAAAGCCCGTCGCCCGATGAAACAGGACAAGGAGTAA
- a CDS encoding helix-turn-helix transcriptional regulator — translation MSCKSIPLERMRSESGLTNPYIYRISELYQARSLDDVSCHHRLNFSALIYITEGEGQHYIDHQFHRIKAGTLISLGKNQVHAFAKTRTVDGFVVPFNCTFLAEHKQDPYFDSMIAALVQVNCTHDMGDDIDALFRVMVSEFYSDSEFRAEIIRNLLRTILLKSIVPIYKQNAQQMQNLGASDFYRLKNYIDEHFSQRPSVAEMALVLGKSVKQLDKLAKDNAGISVKELLDERVLIEAKRQLAFSQYAIADIAAELGFNEATNMTKFFKRHSGVSPKDFRQLCRMGLRNQ, via the coding sequence ATGAGTTGTAAAAGTATTCCCCTTGAGCGCATGCGCTCTGAATCCGGATTAACCAATCCCTACATTTACCGAATTTCTGAGCTTTACCAAGCCCGCAGTTTGGATGACGTTTCGTGCCATCATCGCCTTAATTTCAGCGCTTTGATTTACATAACTGAAGGAGAAGGTCAGCATTACATTGATCACCAGTTTCACCGAATTAAAGCTGGAACTTTGATTTCTCTTGGCAAAAACCAAGTTCATGCGTTTGCGAAAACCCGCACCGTTGACGGATTTGTGGTCCCGTTTAACTGCACCTTTCTTGCTGAGCATAAACAAGATCCTTACTTTGATTCGATGATCGCAGCGCTGGTGCAAGTAAACTGCACCCATGATATGGGCGACGATATCGATGCCCTCTTTCGCGTCATGGTTAGCGAGTTTTACTCTGACTCTGAATTTCGTGCTGAGATCATTCGCAATCTGCTGCGCACCATCTTGCTCAAATCGATAGTGCCAATCTACAAGCAAAACGCCCAGCAAATGCAAAACCTCGGTGCCAGTGATTTTTACCGCCTTAAGAACTACATTGATGAGCACTTTAGCCAGCGTCCATCCGTCGCTGAAATGGCGCTGGTGCTGGGCAAAAGCGTTAAGCAGTTAGATAAACTTGCTAAAGATAATGCGGGCATTAGCGTCAAAGAGTTACTCGATGAGCGTGTTCTAATTGAAGCCAAACGACAACTGGCATTTAGCCAATACGCGATTGCGGATATCGCCGCTGAGCTTGGTTTTAATGAAGCGACCAATATGACGAAGTTTTTTAAGCGTCATTCCGGGGTGAGCCCAAAGGATTTTAGGCAGTTGTGTCGGATGGGGTTGAGGAATCAATAG